Proteins found in one Microbacterium sp. SSM24 genomic segment:
- the bcp gene encoding thioredoxin-dependent thiol peroxidase, translating to MTTRLETGSPAPDFTLVDQDGRTVSLSALRGGRVILFFYPEAMTPGCTKEACDFRDSLAPLQAAGYTVLGISRDEPEKLQRFRERDGLTYDLLSDPDHAVHDAYGVWGEKVNYGKTFMGVIRSTFVIDPEGRIEQALYNVRATGHVARVRKLVGLDAA from the coding sequence GTGACCACGCGCCTCGAGACCGGCTCCCCCGCACCCGACTTCACCCTCGTCGACCAGGACGGCCGCACCGTCTCGCTGTCGGCCCTGCGTGGTGGCCGGGTCATCCTCTTCTTCTATCCGGAGGCGATGACGCCGGGCTGCACGAAAGAGGCGTGCGACTTCCGCGACAGTCTCGCGCCGCTCCAGGCCGCCGGCTACACGGTGCTGGGCATCTCCCGCGACGAGCCCGAGAAGCTGCAGCGCTTCCGCGAGCGCGACGGACTCACCTACGACCTGCTGAGCGATCCCGACCACGCCGTGCACGACGCGTACGGGGTGTGGGGCGAGAAGGTGAACTACGGCAAGACGTTCATGGGCGTCATCCGCTCGACGTTCGTCATCGATCCCGAGGGTCGCATCGAGCAGGCGCTGTACAACGTCCGCGCCACGGGTCACGTGGCCCGCGTGCGCAAGCTCGTGGGACTGGACGCCGCCTAG
- the rsgA gene encoding ribosome small subunit-dependent GTPase A — MSWLDDLDEDDEPEFDEADVRVRPNPKANRPRTKRRPAHADAQIARVLGVDRGRYTVLVDEDLDDERTILAVRARELRKTAIVTGDRARVVGDTSGDEGTLSRIIGIEERTSLLRRSADDTDQVERVIVANADQMLVVVAAADPEPRARLVDRYLVAALDAGIRPLLVVTKTDLADPTAFLAHFEGLDLEVFTSGQDEMPLERIGASLVGHSTVFVGHSGVGKSTLVNALVPEARRATGHVNVVTGRGRHTSSSTVSLRYVGTDGNGWVIDTPGVRSFGLGHVDTANILRAFTDLAEIAEECPRGCTHLPDAPDCAIVEAVAEGRLGPGGAARLDSLQRLLETFAKRDAASGSRDTAGRDGA; from the coding sequence GTGAGCTGGCTCGACGATCTCGACGAGGACGACGAACCCGAGTTCGACGAGGCGGACGTGCGCGTCCGCCCCAACCCGAAGGCGAACCGCCCCCGCACGAAACGCCGGCCCGCGCACGCCGACGCTCAGATCGCCCGCGTGCTGGGCGTGGACCGGGGCCGCTACACGGTGCTCGTGGACGAGGATCTCGACGACGAGCGCACGATCCTGGCGGTCCGAGCGCGCGAGCTGCGCAAGACGGCGATCGTCACCGGCGACCGCGCCCGTGTCGTCGGCGACACCTCCGGCGACGAAGGCACCCTGTCACGGATCATCGGGATCGAGGAGCGCACCTCGCTCCTGCGGCGCAGCGCCGACGACACCGATCAGGTCGAGCGGGTCATCGTCGCGAACGCCGACCAGATGCTCGTCGTCGTGGCCGCCGCCGACCCCGAGCCCCGCGCCCGGCTCGTCGACCGCTACCTCGTGGCGGCGCTGGATGCCGGCATCCGGCCTCTCCTCGTCGTGACGAAGACCGACCTCGCCGACCCGACGGCGTTCCTCGCGCACTTCGAGGGCCTCGATCTCGAGGTGTTCACGAGCGGGCAGGACGAGATGCCGCTCGAACGGATCGGCGCGTCGCTGGTGGGGCACTCGACGGTGTTCGTCGGCCATTCCGGCGTCGGCAAGTCGACCCTCGTCAACGCCCTCGTACCCGAAGCCCGGCGCGCGACGGGCCACGTCAACGTGGTCACCGGCCGCGGCCGCCACACGTCGAGTTCGACGGTGTCGCTGCGCTACGTCGGCACCGACGGCAACGGCTGGGTGATCGACACCCCCGGGGTGCGGTCGTTCGGGCTCGGGCACGTGGATACGGCGAACATCCTGCGCGCGTTCACCGACCTCGCCGAGATCGCCGAGGAGTGCCCGCGGGGCTGCACGCACCTGCCGGATGCTCCCGACTGCGCGATCGTCGAAGCCGTCGCGGAGGGGCGCCTCGGGCCGGGCGGCGCGGCCCGTCTGGACTCGCTCCAGCGCCTGCTCGAGACGTTCGCCAAGCGCGACGCCGCCAGCGGCTCGCGCGACACCGCCGGTCGCGACGGAGCCTAG
- the aroA gene encoding 3-phosphoshikimate 1-carboxyvinyltransferase: MTGSGYSPSSAPDGRGPWRAPVADGPLHATVTVPGSKSLTNRELILAALADAPSRLISPLHSDDSARMVEALRSLGVGIELEPGAGRFGDDIIVTPVWPLRGDSVVDCGQAGTVMRFVAGLGGFARGDVTLTAHESALHRPMGAMITALRDVGVDIDDGGHWALPFIIRGHGHTRGGEVTIDASASSQFVSGLLLAAPRFDVGLHLHHAGERLPSIPHIDMTVEALAHRGVHVERPAQGEWIVPAGAVRGKDVAIEPDLSNAAPFLAAAMLVGGSVSVTGWPAHSTQPGAMLTEILALMGARVQRRGGALTVTAGSGIQGIDLDLSAAGELTPTIFALAAFADAPSTLHGIGHIRGHETDRIAALVGELRSLGGEADELPDGIRIVPRPLHGGTWRAHHDHRMATTGALIGLAVPGVEIDDIGTTAKTMPQFPELWQAMLEDGGDPAAHATETMRAS; this comes from the coding sequence ATGACAGGCAGCGGCTATTCCCCGAGCAGCGCGCCGGACGGGCGCGGACCCTGGCGCGCTCCCGTCGCCGACGGCCCGCTCCACGCCACCGTGACCGTCCCGGGCTCGAAGTCGCTGACCAACCGCGAGCTGATCCTCGCCGCGCTGGCCGACGCGCCGAGCCGGCTCATCTCGCCCCTTCACTCCGACGATTCCGCTCGCATGGTCGAGGCGCTGCGCTCTCTGGGCGTGGGCATCGAGCTCGAGCCGGGCGCCGGTCGCTTCGGCGACGACATCATCGTCACCCCCGTGTGGCCGCTCCGCGGCGACAGCGTCGTCGACTGCGGTCAGGCCGGAACCGTGATGCGGTTCGTGGCGGGACTCGGCGGATTCGCGAGGGGCGACGTCACGCTGACCGCCCACGAGAGCGCGCTCCACCGCCCGATGGGCGCGATGATCACCGCGCTGCGCGACGTGGGCGTCGACATCGACGACGGGGGGCACTGGGCACTGCCCTTCATCATCCGCGGACACGGGCACACGCGCGGTGGCGAGGTCACGATCGACGCGAGCGCCTCGAGCCAGTTCGTGTCGGGCCTGCTGCTGGCCGCTCCCCGCTTCGACGTCGGCCTGCACCTGCACCACGCCGGCGAGCGACTGCCGAGCATCCCTCACATCGACATGACGGTCGAGGCGCTCGCCCACCGCGGCGTCCACGTCGAACGTCCCGCCCAGGGCGAGTGGATCGTGCCGGCCGGCGCCGTGCGCGGCAAGGACGTCGCGATCGAGCCCGACCTGTCCAACGCCGCGCCGTTCCTCGCCGCCGCGATGCTCGTCGGCGGCTCCGTGTCGGTCACCGGCTGGCCCGCCCACTCCACGCAGCCCGGCGCGATGCTCACCGAGATCCTCGCGCTCATGGGCGCCCGCGTTCAGCGGCGTGGCGGCGCGCTCACCGTCACGGCGGGCAGCGGCATCCAGGGAATCGACCTCGACCTGTCCGCGGCAGGCGAGCTGACCCCGACGATCTTCGCGTTGGCCGCGTTCGCCGACGCCCCGTCGACGCTGCACGGCATCGGCCACATCCGCGGGCACGAGACCGACCGCATCGCGGCGCTCGTCGGCGAACTGCGCAGCCTCGGCGGCGAGGCGGACGAGCTGCCCGACGGCATCCGCATCGTGCCCCGCCCGCTCCACGGGGGCACCTGGCGCGCCCACCACGACCACCGCATGGCCACGACCGGTGCCCTCATCGGGCTCGCCGTCCCGGGGGTCGAGATCGACGACATCGGCACGACCGCGAAGACGATGCCCCAATTCCCCGAGCTGTGGCAGGCGATGCTCGAGGACGGCGGCGACCCCGCCGCCCACGCGACGGAGACGATGCGGGCATCGTGA
- a CDS encoding sigma-70 family RNA polymerase sigma factor, with protein sequence MIATLDRLDIEATPWDLSGSREAPAVDLRVMSDPIDQVPDARAQFEEQALPFMDQLYAAAMRMTRNPADAADLVQETFVKAFASWKTFTQGTNLKAWLYRILTNTYINIYRKKQREPYQGTIDELEDWQLGGAESTTATSARSAEAEAIDHMPASVVKDALQSIPEDFRLAVYLADVEGFAYQEIADIMKTPIGTVMSRLHRGRRMLRELLADYAKERGIATAATRSTT encoded by the coding sequence ATGATCGCCACCCTCGATCGCCTCGATATCGAGGCGACGCCATGGGACCTCTCGGGCAGCCGGGAGGCGCCCGCCGTAGACTTGCGCGTGATGAGCGACCCGATCGACCAGGTGCCGGACGCACGCGCGCAGTTCGAAGAGCAGGCGCTGCCCTTCATGGACCAGCTGTATGCCGCGGCCATGCGCATGACACGCAACCCCGCCGACGCGGCCGACCTCGTGCAGGAGACCTTCGTGAAGGCCTTCGCCTCGTGGAAGACGTTCACGCAGGGGACGAACCTCAAGGCGTGGCTCTACCGCATCCTGACGAACACCTACATCAACATCTACCGCAAGAAGCAGCGGGAGCCGTACCAGGGCACCATCGACGAGCTCGAGGATTGGCAGCTCGGCGGCGCCGAGTCGACGACCGCGACCAGCGCGCGGTCGGCCGAGGCCGAGGCGATCGACCATATGCCCGCGTCGGTCGTCAAGGACGCGCTGCAGTCCATTCCGGAGGACTTCCGGTTGGCGGTGTACCTCGCCGACGTCGAGGGCTTCGCCTACCAGGAGATCGCCGACATCATGAAAACCCCGATCGGCACGGTCATGAGCCGTCTGCACCGTGGCAGGCGCATGCTTCGTGAACTGCTGGCCGACTACGCGAAAGAGCGCGGCATCGCCACCGCCGCCACGAGGAGCACGACATGA
- a CDS encoding alpha-ketoglutarate decarboxylase — MTDCGCEKARRDLEEYLRNEVCKTQHTDIAEHLEHCDGCRDEALVSRTLTEVVARACKETAPEELRDQVLAKLRAVQATH, encoded by the coding sequence ATGACCGACTGCGGCTGTGAGAAGGCCCGGCGCGACCTGGAGGAGTACCTCCGCAACGAAGTGTGCAAGACCCAGCACACCGATATCGCCGAGCATCTGGAGCACTGCGACGGATGCCGCGACGAGGCGCTGGTCTCGCGCACCCTGACCGAAGTGGTCGCACGCGCGTGCAAGGAGACCGCCCCTGAAGAGCTGCGTGACCAGGTGCTCGCCAAGCTCCGCGCGGTCCAGGCCACGCACTGA